Sequence from the Toxoplasma gondii ME49 chromosome Ib, whole genome shotgun sequence genome:
AGGCTTTTTCCTGAGAAAGCAGACACCGGAGTGTCTCCAACGAAAAACGTTTATCCACTTCAGGCCGCGTttccagagaggaaagaacaacTCGCCGTCTGCGTTGCGTCTTgctgagaaaaagagcaagGCGCGTGCAACGAGGAAGACACCGCAGCAAGCGGGCGCATGCACCCGCAGAAAAATCCGGAAACACAGATCCGCTGAATGCGCCCGCATATCCATCTACAGAAAATACATCtacatctgtatatatatctatatatatacatatatatatatatgtttcgATCTGCATTTGTAGATAGTCACCGAGTCGAAGCATGCGCATGGCCATGTTTGTGTTGGTCGCGTCCCGTGGCGAGGACGGCAGGGGAGGGCGCCGcgaactggagagacagcgtgAGGAAAGCCGAAGCCAGTGACATACTGGCGACGTTTAGTTTCTGTCATTTACACATGACGGTAGCGGACAACTTCAAGAGCGGtgaggggaagaagcaaggCTCGCGCAGACAGAGTCGGACTGTAACACTGGCCCGTAGAAAGCTGATTCCGGAAAAGGCTGCAGAATCACACAGCATTTCCTCACGCCTCCTACCATAcaggtttttctctctctagcGATAACTATGCAAACAACTTCAACAGCCCCAGGAATCTACGACATCTCACCGACTCGTGTAAAGAATCTTACTTAGCATCCCACCTATCTCCCCAAATGGAATATCATCTCACCTACTCTAGTAGGAAATCGTCTTTATCTGAACtggtttctgcgtcttccagTGAGCTGTCTCGTCCAGTAGATCACTTATCAACCATTTCACCTGCCTCTGTGAAGAAGTCAACTTTGTCTATCTCAGACCCGCGCGagtgttttcctctcttcgcccaggtctctgtcgcacccaTCGAGCAAATTCGCCTCTCTGaactttctctcttcctctctgtgtagCGCTAACTACTAGAGGCCGCGAAACGCACAAAAGTGAACAGAGCGGTCAGCGGCGTCCTTCCTGTTCCGAAAGGACGCACGATTTCTGTGGTTTTCGAGTCATCCAccagaagcgaggagacacagaatcTGAGTCGCAGCAGAGTTCTGCTTTTTCCGATCCCAGCCATTCTCACAGGTCTTGCATTCATTCGGAAAACTATAAGAAGCAGCGCCCACGAGTACGCTTGAGCACCTGTCTAAACACCGCGCAGAGTGTGCCTGTCAAGCTGGCAGGGAcgccgtttcctctgtgGCTCTGCGGATTTCCTGTCCGGGCGTGGAGCGAAAGCTTCTTTCAGTTCGCCCTGTTCTCTGGGACAAGAGCTCGCCTTTCTCATCGCGTCGCTCCTCCCTACTcccctttttccttcttggtCTGGTCGACCGACGCCTGCGAGGAGGCCTCGCACGCTCTCTGCGGGTGTCTGCGCGTTCTGCAGGACTGTGGAACGGCGGAGTGAAATGGGGGAAAGGCAAGAAAACCGTGAAGATAACacaggcggagagaagagcgcgagagagagaagagaaaaaaaaaaaggagaaaaggaggggaagagagaagagcgagaaagagagagagaagagaaaaaagatacTAGGGGGagaggatgaagaggagaggaaaaaccatagaagagaggagatggagagaaagtggacagaagaaagaagacagaagaggtgAGGGCGAAgtgagaaaaggaagaaacaggcaGGGCGAAAAGGATGCTTGTTGCGTCTTGTTTCGTTCGCAGAAGTAAAGAATTCAAATGTCACATGGAAAGCGACAAAAGcggtcttcctttcttccagttgcatctcttctctgcatgcgctctcctctttctccacttgtCCACGGCCCTGCGTCTCAGAAGTACCTGTTCTCCTCCCTtgtttttcgcttcccctcCGTTCAGGCCCTCCActgtctcgcctccctctctgcgATCTCCTTTTCGGGTGTTTCATGTCTCACCCATCGAGAAACTGCCGATGCCTTTcacctcggtttctctctgtggacCGCCCAAGggtcctcgtctctccttctcctctcttgtggcttctgctcctttctccctctcttctctcacctcctttctcctcacctcctttctcctcccctcctttctcctcacctcttctctcctttcgtttctcttcttttccactgCTTTCCCCGTCGGTCTCCTCCCGTCTGCATTCTCGGGCGGCATGCGCCATGACACCGCACTGTCTCCTGTGACTTTGCCTCGCTGAGTCACCTTGCTTGTGTCCTTCACCTGTTTGTCTATCCGCGGGCGTCCTCTCGACTGAAGCGCCTTTCCCCGCTCTCTTCGAGGCGAGGCCGTCTTCGTTCGCGCTCTTCAGCGGCGACGAGTTCTTgccagaggagagaagaaaacgcctcGGACTTGAGGACTCGCTGCAGGGCCTCCGTCAGCATGCTCCGAGACACGAGCACGCGGTGAGCCTCGGGAGTCCCTTCCGCTCCACAAGGCGCCGCGAGAGGATGCGCTGGCGCGCGAAAGGCTCCTCCGGCGTTCTCCTGCGAAGCAAGCGAAGAGGCGAGCGGCGCCCTGTCTCCGAAGGCGCGCAGCGGCGCAGCCAACAggggcgaggaggcgagagcgtcGGGGACTGCGCGGCCTCCAGGCAACAGCGGAGGCCCAGCCGGCGCCGGCGCCCCCAGGAGCCCCGAGCCCAGCAGGCCTGCGCCGGAGACAGAGCTCCGTCCCGGCGCCTCTCGATTCTCCCCCGAACGCTGTAcacaacgaagagaaaactcgCGAAGAAGGTGGACGGGAGGTGaagggaaaaggagagcagGGAGACAAGGAGGTTCGAAGGACGCCGGAGACCagcgagacaggaagcagagggtAGAGAGGTGAGGTGGAGAAACgtagacgagacagagagagagaggaaggaagagaggaggaagcgagcagagaaagaggaaagaaaaaagagacgacacagaggacagaggagagaggacagaggagagggagaagaagacggagacgatAGAGATGgagccgagagaaaggaggtaggaccgaaaaaaagaaaagagagctgCTTCTTCAAAGAAAGGACTGACAGAATGAGGggaaacggaagaaggagacgggtGGAAAAGGAGTAAACCGTGGAGGGGAGGCAAACGAGGAAGTcagagaacagaaacagcgacaccgtttttctctcctccacatccccagtgcatgcaacgaatCCGTCCACGCACCTTCAACATGccgacgagggagacagtgCCCGCGGTGCTGGAAGCCTCGGCTGCagagtctctttctcgtggagaccgcggagacaggcccCCTCTCGAGGGCGGTCTTTCCGCGTCGCCGCCCCccgggaaggagacacctgtctcCGACCCGGCCTCAGCAGGGGCCGGTCTCttgagcagagagagaatcgagagactcgtgttcttcctcgcctcctccggCTCCAAGCCTGCGAGCGAAGTGTGTTCGCCTGTGGGGCGCGAAGAGcccagcagagacgaagcgggCAGGAGGGGCGAGGCCCCGGAGCTCTCCGACGACGCCGAGGGCCCCACACCCAGAAGAGACATGAGGCTCTGAACGAGAGAtacaaacagaaaaaacgaacctCTGCTTTGCCCTTGGCCGCGACGGTCGAGGCACAGCGGTCTCAAAAAAAAAACCAGCGTCGTCCTGCCCCCCTCTCGCAGGAGCTTCATTATGGAAGGAGACAcgtacgtatgtatgtacgtctgcatgcatgttcgTATGTATATTTCTCTCCGTATCTCTATTTCTTTTACCGTCCATGCCTCTACCAACTCGTCGGTCTCACTGTCTACATCTATCCATGTGTACGGTGTATGAGCCGTGGTATGGCAGATCGCGACGAGATATATCTTGTAGAGACAGGCTCGACTTTTGACGCCTTTCTCGACCCTCGAGCTTCGCTCACCTGTCCCGCGGTCGGCCCGGatccctctctgcttccggagacaggagactgTGTGGGGTGTGTGGGGCCGGGAGTCCCCAATTTCTGAGCGCCCCCTTGGGCGCCCCGCAGGAGCGCGAGCAGCTGGACGCCGGCGCTGTTGGAGGCCGAAGAGACACCAGCAACGGGAGGGCGAGTTTGCGGCGCGAAATCTTCGCTGGGCGCTCCCAGAGGCGCGCGCGAGGCCGCGCATTCGTCGATGATTTGCTGAAGCGTCTGttgcacagagagacgctgctTGTCGTCGTACACCCAGATAGCGTGGATTCGCTGCTGGCCCTGAATAcgcgaaaacagaaaagaaggcatCGGCCCAAGCGAGACATAAACaacgagaggcagaaaaggagacagcaaacgagagagaagaagagaaacacgagacgcgaggaaacaggggagaggaaaggaagcgcgaaaagcgaggagaaggaaagagacaagagaagaaacagtccggtgtctctgctgcataggcagagagcgagagaggaggagagtcGGAAGAGAGTGGAGGCATCCCCGAGCTTGTGAATTTTGTAGAGCTTGCGTTTTTTCGAATACAGAATTGCAAGGTACCTCTCAGGTGGAACTCCTAGAGTTCGTCTGCGAACAGGactcgagaaagaggactTGTTGGCTGCGCTCatgtctttgcttttttctgcaggacGACACTGGAGCGAGCGTTCTGGAAGAGATGTTtgactttctctcttctttggaGAGCAATTTGCCTCACTCAGACACGTTGACTTCCCTTTTATGTCTCTCACGatctgcttttcttcagCAGCAGGAGACCGCGGACATGGAGAGACTGCAAACACCGTCCGCTACTCGTCCTCGTCCAGACACACTCTcgctttgctttcttctcctgcggTCCGcgttccgtttctcttttcgcttcccttACAGTTGTGGGGCAGGTGACTCGGTAGAAGATATGATTTTTCTCGCCCTCCATTTCGAAAGCCTCGTCGATGTCTTCCAGGAGGactccggtgtctctttgaTTCAGAACGAAGAGTCTCCAGcgactttctctcctctctgcactGGGCGCACTGGGCGCCGCGTCGCGCTCGACGACATGCAGTCCACCCTGAATGTGGGCGCGCTCCCATTTGCGCGTCGCGGGGCAGAGGGCGTAGACGCTGACGAAGGCGGCTTGGCAAATGATGCGCCGAATGCGCGCgtcgtgtctctgcagacaccGCAAAGAAATCTcgtcgcgcgcgcgcgccacAGACGAAGGCACTGGCGGTGTGTTcgtcgaaggcgacgcgtCTCCGCGACCCATcctggaaagagagagagaaaaaaaagagcagagagagaaaaaaaagagcagacagagagaaggagcaaagaaaaagagaggagagaaagagagagaggagagagagagagaggagaaagagagaggagagagagagagaggagaaagagagaggagagagagaaagactggagagagagaggagagagagaaagacaggagagagagagaagagagagaaaggagaagagagaagagagagaggagagagagagagagagagaaagacaggagagaggagagagaggaagagactggGAGGCGGAGAGGACTGGAAGACAAACTTGAGACGATGGTcagagaggaagccgagcggagaagagagtgaggGAAGACCGGTgccgaggcgagagagcgcgagatcgactgagagaaggaagctgaGAGGTCAGGTCTGACGACACTTGAGACAAGAGACGGTTCAGGTagaaaacgcgaaggagaggacagagCGCTTGACAGGAAGAGCCGCGCGACGGCttcgacgcagaagaaaagccactgaagagacaaaggccgcggcgacaaagagacagagaggaaaaggagaggctCGCGGAGCGCCTTCCTctgagcgcatgcaggggaAGGCTCAACAGGCATGAACCGACGACAAGTGGATGACCGCAGCAACGCGctgaaaacgcgagagaagaccgaaGGGAAGCCTCACTGGCTGGGAGCTCGGAAACCGGGAGAAtcctcttccgtcttctccttgcGAGGCGTCgacagcaggagagaaggctgGGCCTCTCTGCACGAAACTcgctgaggagagagaagacgcggcagGAGCAGCGACCATGAGAGAAATCCCGTTTTTGAGAGGCCGACAGGGACGCAGCCTCGGGCGTCCTAACCTGGCCGCGGCGTCGAGAGGGCGCTCCTGGGCTTTTCAGAGTCTCGAAAGATATCGCGAACAAAGAGGCGAcggtttcttttcttcagaggaacgcgtttctcggctgcagagagagcctgcgcggcgcgcgcggcgtgtctgtgcatgcagagagtgACTCGGAAAATTCCTCGAACTCGGGTGCGGGAGACACCGGGCCTAGAGGCGTGGAAACTCGCGCGGAGAACGAATTTCTTAGTCACAAAAAAAAGAGCTAgagcagagcagagaaacagctcgcctgaagagaacagagtgGAAGGACTCAGACGCAACCGACTGCACTGCTCATGCGTGaccgtcttctcctgctgcgtcgtctttctttccggcttcgtctccgtatcttctctttcgtctcctgctcttctttgTTCCTCAGTGTTCCTTCGTTTTGCAGCGAGTCTCGAAGGCGCGCAAGAGCGAACCGCGAAGAGACTCGAAAAGCGCTCCCTCGTCCACTCTGCCGTTTCGCCGTGAAGACACTGTGCCATGGTAAAGGACAGAAAGATTCCTTGCcggtcttcgtcttcttcagaacACAACCCTCTCACGAGAGCCTTtggctctcctcttcttcagtcgCTTCGCGCGGCTTCTCTACGAGCGAATCTCGCGGACCTTCCAAGAGGACCCTCTCCACTCTGGCAGACGTTGCTcactcctctttctccttcttctcgccgtttcctctccgaTTCCCCCCCTCTTCTCGAGAGAAATCGCAGCAATGGCGACTCCGACCCTCTCCCCTAACGGTGTGTCTTCCGCTGAGCCTTGGAAATTCGTCTTGTCTCCGTTAAACATCGATGAAGTCTCTCGAGCAGCTCCTTCGActctgtttgtttctctcgcgagaAAGGCTTTCCACCAAGCGTCTGAAGGCCTCTGTACTTGCAAATGCTCAGAACAGTCCTTCGTGAATCTTCACAGGTGGAAAGCGAAAAGCCCAACGGGCAACATTTCGCTGGCAGGAGGCCGTTTTCAACCGaacatttgcatgcatcaaaCATATGCATAATGCATCTATATGCAGTCATTTATGCGCATGTATACTAATTCTTATACATATCTGCAGTCACATCTTTCCACTtgcatacaaatatatatatatatatatatatatatatacgtatgccTGTATGTAGCCACATGCATATTCACATATTTATTCATTTATATGAATAAATTCATGCATTTAGGTATCGCTATTCATGCATttaggtatatatatatatatttatatatatgtatatatgtatatgcgtattTGTCGAGGAGCATTGGCTCTTTCCGGTGTAGTGGAAGGGAGGTCCAGATCGTGGCATGTGagcgtgtgtgtctgttccggcggagggaaagagaaacgcagagagagagaaacgcagagtaGCGAAACGTTTCAGCTGTGAAacggtcttctctctgcttcttttcgtcgattcttcttcttcttttcttcactCCGCTATTTGCGTGTctcgtctgctttttcctcgctttccccgcttcgtcgttcttcttcttcgtcatcgTTCGTCCTCgacctctcgtctcttcgccttcttcctccctgcgtcctctgtgttctttctctcttttgcgcGACTCTCTGCTGCCGAGTTCGACGTCtgtttctttgcatgcagaccctCGGGACTTCCAGAACATCGTGGCGTACGTCCAGCCGGCGCCGAAGgagcaggaggcggaggcgatGACTTTCGTTTGTTTGCCGCTGGTCTTGGGAGCAGTTGTGTTCCAACTCCACTTCCTTTTCTacgtctgcttcctcttgaTTTTCGCCAGCTGGGTGTCTGCCAAGTACGGCGAATTCAACTTCCAACAGTACTCCTCCGTCATCATGATGTGCGTCATGGGATTCACCATGCCTCTCCTTCAACAGACAGGCCGACGCCCGGCCGCGCCAACCGCCGcgccgcctgcgcctcctgccGCCTGAGGGATGCCTGTGCACCAGTGAAGCAGCCAGACTTCTGTCGCTGTGCCTTTTCCTCTGAAACGAATCCTTCTCAAGGTCTTACGCGGCTGGACGTGCAAAGACTGTGTCCTCAGAACGCTTCGCTCTCCTAACGCACTGCTTTCTGCGGTCTCCTCTCACTGGCCTCGCTGCTTTGACGACTGCGTCTTCCTGAGATCTTTGTCCTCACTTCCACCCCCACCGCCTACCGTGCTGAAGATTCACCCTCACTTGCCCGTCTGCGCGCAAACAATTGCGCGTAAAAATTGATCGAgccgacacacacacacacccgaCACAGAGATACAGACCTCCAGTTCTTGACCaccgcatgcacatgtacTATCTAAACAAATAAACATACATACCTATAcatgtatctctctctctatatatatatatatatgtatatatgtctatatatatatatatatatatatatgtatgagGCGTCTGAACCTGTTGAAGGTTACACGTAGAAAAGAGAGATACCTGTATTTGTTGCTTTCCACGCAACATGTTTATTTGTGACGCTCCATGGCAGAGTGGTGACCGGCTTTCGGAAGAGGTAGCTGTGTGCGTATCGAGAGgggggcagagaggagaggaacggaGGCGCGCAGAGCacagagcgaggaaacacagacaggcagagcagagaagcagagacaaacgagagagggagaggagaaacgcgatagagaaaaagaaaagtgcaacggagagaagagaaaaggggagagctggcgagaagagagggagaccagagagagagagaagctcaGGCGAGAGTcgcaggagaaaaggacgcaCTGCTGTACAGACTGAGAAAGTGAAATCCAGACAACACAGATGCTCCTCCGGCCGAGAAGCTGGGCGGAAAGAAGCCTTTGCCTCTTCGTCAAGGCAGAATACGGCCCCCCGACGACTTTGCCTTTTTGTGTCTCCCCACTCAGTTATGGCATGCAGGGGAACTAAGTGGCTTTTGCAGTTCTTCGAATGAGCGTGATTCTCCACACTCTCTGGGCAATTGTCACTCTTTTCAACTCGGAACCCTCTAGAGACTTCTGGATTTCGACGAATCTCAACTcagtggaagagaaaacagtgcACAGACGCGggcactcttctctctcgcatgcTTTGCTTTTGCCTCAGTTCCTGTTTTCctgcctccttttctttccggCATGCGTCTGCTGTCGCTCGTTCCTCTGgcgccctctctctgctgcacaAGCGGTGTCTCGCCTCACTACCGTTGCCACGAACTGACATACAGAAATCCACGTACTCTTCAGACATACACGTCTACATgcctaaatatatatatatatatatatagatagatagatagatatacctataatatatatatatatatatatatatatatcttttATATACGCAGGCGAGTAGAGATGCCAATCTCTC
This genomic interval carries:
- a CDS encoding hypothetical protein (encoded by transcript TGME49_209120~Predicted trans-membrane domain (TMHMM2.0):44-67), whose protein sequence is MRDRLLLLRRLSFRLRLRIFSFVSCSSLFLSVPSFCSESRRRARANREETRKALPRPLCRFAVKTLCHGKGQKDSLPVFVFFRTQPSHESLWLSSSSVASRGFSTSESRGPSKRTLSTLADVAHSSFSFFSPFPLRFPPSSREKSQQWRLRPSPLTTLGTSRTSWRTSSRRRRSRRRRR
- a CDS encoding hypothetical protein (encoded by transcript TGME49_209112) — its product is MSSAVRTPEAASLSASQKRDFSHGRCSCRVFSLLSEFRAERPSLLSCCRRLARRRRKRILPVSELPARWVAETRRLRRTHRQCLRLWRARATRFLCGVCRDTTRAFGASFAKPPSSASTPSAPRRANGSAPTFRVDCMSSSATRRPVRPVQRGEKVAGDSSF
- a CDS encoding hypothetical protein (encoded by transcript TGME49_209108); this translates as MEGEKNHIFYRVTCPTTGQQRIHAIWVYDDKQRLSVQQTLQQIIDECAASRAPLGAPSEDFAPQTRPPVAGVSSASNSAGVQLLALLRGAQGGAQKLGTPGPTHPTQSPVSGSREGSGPTAGQSLMSLLGVGPSASSESSGASPLLPASSLLGSSRPTGEHTSLAGLEPEEARKNTSLSILSLLKRPAPAEAGSETGVSFPGGGDAERPPSRGGLSPRSPRERDSAAEASSTAGTVSLVGMLKRSGENREAPGRSSVSGAGLLGSGLLGAPAPAGPPLLPGGRAVPDALASSPLLAAPLRAFGDRAPLASSLASQENAGGAFRAPAHPLAAPCGAEGTPEAHRVLVSRSMLTEALQRVLKSEAFSSLLWQELVAAEERERRRPRLEESGERRFSREDARG